The following are encoded together in the Acidobacteriota bacterium genome:
- the trpB gene encoding tryptophan synthase subunit beta, which yields MKVRTPLSVAALKPDEGGRYGVYGGRYAPETLMAPLEELSRAYDKLRRKRTFQRRLNHLLEHYVGRPTPLYFAERLTEHLGGARIYLKREDLLHTGAHKINNALGQVLLAKEMGKTRIIAETGAGQHGVATATAAALLGLDCVVYMGEEDMRRQRLNVYRMQLLGAEVEAVDAGSQTLKDAINEAFRDWVASFADTHYVLGTVTGPEPYPRMVRQFHSVIGSEARRQLRRLAGTPDPDVAVACVGGGSNAMGLFSAFLGQPDVLLVGVEAGGRGPELGDHAARFSGGTLGVLHGARTLVLQDEEGQVVGTHSVSAGLDYPAVGPEHVFLHDQGQIEFTSATDQEAIEGFHLLSATEGILPALESAHAIAEVTRRAPGMDGDQVILVNLSGRGDKDVESVLEYDAASAAPGRGVE from the coding sequence ATGAAGGTAAGGACCCCCCTCTCCGTCGCGGCGTTGAAGCCGGACGAAGGCGGGCGCTACGGCGTCTATGGCGGGCGCTACGCCCCGGAGACGCTGATGGCGCCGCTCGAGGAGCTGAGCCGCGCCTACGACAAGCTGCGCCGGAAGCGAACCTTCCAGCGCCGCCTCAACCACCTGCTGGAGCACTACGTCGGCCGCCCGACGCCGCTCTACTTCGCGGAGCGGCTCACCGAGCATCTCGGCGGCGCCCGCATCTACTTGAAGCGCGAGGATCTGCTTCACACCGGCGCGCACAAGATCAACAACGCCCTGGGCCAGGTCCTGCTGGCGAAGGAGATGGGCAAGACGCGGATCATCGCCGAGACCGGCGCCGGCCAGCACGGCGTTGCCACCGCGACGGCGGCCGCACTCCTCGGTCTCGACTGCGTTGTCTACATGGGCGAGGAAGACATGCGGCGCCAGCGCCTGAACGTCTACCGCATGCAGCTTCTCGGCGCCGAAGTGGAGGCGGTCGACGCCGGCAGCCAGACCCTCAAGGACGCGATCAACGAGGCGTTCCGCGACTGGGTGGCGAGCTTCGCCGACACCCACTACGTGCTCGGCACGGTGACCGGGCCGGAGCCGTATCCGCGGATGGTCCGCCAGTTCCACAGCGTGATCGGGTCGGAGGCCCGGCGGCAGTTGCGGCGCCTGGCCGGCACGCCGGATCCCGACGTGGCGGTTGCCTGTGTCGGCGGCGGCAGCAACGCGATGGGCCTGTTCTCCGCCTTCCTCGGCCAGCCGGACGTGCTGCTTGTCGGCGTCGAAGCCGGCGGCCGGGGACCCGAGCTGGGCGATCACGCGGCCCGGTTCTCGGGGGGGACGCTCGGCGTGCTCCACGGCGCCCGGACGCTGGTGCTCCAGGACGAGGAGGGCCAGGTCGTCGGTACCCACTCCGTGTCGGCCGGGCTCGACTACCCGGCGGTCGGCCCCGAGCATGTCTTCCTGCACGATCAGGGGCAGATCGAGTTCACCTCGGCGACCGACCAGGAGGCGATCGAGGGGTTCCATCTCCTGTCGGCGACGGAGGGCATCCTGCCGGCGCTCGAGTCCGCGCACGCGATCGCCGAGGTGACGCGCCGTGCGCCGGGGATGGACGGCGATCAGGTCATTCTCGTCAACCTGTCGGGCCGCGGCGACAAGGACGTCGAGTCCGTACTCGAGTACGACGCCGCTTCCGCGGCGCCAGGCAGGGGCGTCGAATGA
- the trpA gene encoding tryptophan synthase subunit alpha → MSPRRKRPTRKGAIAASFAACRKQRRSAFIPFLVAGDPSLEATPDLLRALVAGGADVIELGVAFSDPIADGPTIQRGSHRALAAGSSLSAVLGIVERHREELGVPIVLFTYYNPVHARGVEAFAAQAAGSGVDGVLCVDLPPDEGLRELQPALEERGVDSIYLIAATSTRERIDRAAAASNGFVYYTARSDVTGEREDLIPTLAREVKRVRRRVRLPVAVGFGISTPEQVEEVAQVAHGVVVGSSLVRLVEENAAEADLAARLEHRVTELTAPLRR, encoded by the coding sequence ATGAGCCCCCGACGCAAGCGCCCCACACGGAAAGGCGCCATCGCCGCTTCCTTCGCCGCCTGCCGGAAGCAGCGGCGCTCCGCCTTCATCCCCTTTCTCGTCGCCGGCGACCCATCCCTCGAGGCCACGCCCGACCTGCTGCGCGCCCTGGTCGCCGGCGGCGCCGACGTGATCGAACTCGGCGTCGCCTTCAGCGACCCGATCGCCGACGGCCCGACGATCCAGCGCGGTTCGCATCGGGCGCTCGCCGCCGGCTCCTCGCTCAGCGCGGTGCTCGGCATCGTCGAGCGCCACCGGGAGGAACTCGGCGTTCCGATCGTCCTCTTCACCTACTACAACCCGGTCCACGCCCGCGGCGTCGAGGCCTTCGCCGCCCAGGCCGCCGGCAGCGGTGTCGACGGCGTCCTCTGCGTCGACCTGCCGCCGGACGAGGGCCTGCGCGAGCTGCAGCCAGCACTCGAGGAGCGGGGGGTCGATTCGATCTACCTGATCGCCGCCACCAGCACCCGCGAGCGGATCGACCGCGCCGCCGCGGCGTCGAACGGCTTCGTCTACTACACCGCCCGCTCTGACGTCACCGGCGAGCGGGAGGACCTGATCCCCACGCTGGCCCGCGAGGTGAAGCGCGTGCGCCGTCGTGTGCGCCTGCCGGTAGCCGTCGGTTTCGGCATCTCGACTCCCGAGCAGGTCGAGGAAGTGGCCCAGGTCGCCCACGGCGTCGTCGTCGGCAGCTCCCTGGTGCGCCTGGTCGAGGAGAATGCAGCCGAAGCGGACCTGGCCGCGCGCCTGGAGCACCGCGTCACCGAGCTGACCGCGCCGCTGCGCCGGTAG
- a CDS encoding VWA domain-containing protein, whose translation MQQNALARMNNHFPFTTTAVLLVLAGTAAVQAQPDQTYIDTLDVQVVEVDVVVTERNGRPVRGLTRDDFELYVDGEPVEITNFFESEILGQPAEPADRTAAPAADAEPSDAEVAADPASLTVVLYMDDANLFPPNRSRLLRRLEKAVESWRSLNARFMYARFVNRLEVVVPPTRDLDAILKAASKRPKGLARAVRNQRSRQFTLEEINVNSRGCQNTGQLMALADTYAVEQANRAAIAADGLADLTSTLAGIPGRKAIVYMSDGLPQQPGLSAFDYIAQDLCPNDPRIVPETNAAAQRHDETRRFQQLTAHANANRVTLFTLDAGGIRTGLSQSMSFDGAAPSYQNDRLHWTNIQGGLQQLASETGGKALLNSNDLADLLDDVTEQLASTYSLGFSPDERRSGEVRRLKVELAPHAAQGRSVEYRRSYRDKTQDEQLAERLISAAYLGSTPNPLDIAVDLGATTPREKKVHRQPVSIVVPEDAVLLVPGAGGPGGRLRLLLLAVDEEKRGRTSVRQMTVPVGPAGDVQATDGAFRFEVSVSLAEGDYQVVVGVRDETTGEMSLVRDGARVPSR comes from the coding sequence TTGCAGCAGAACGCACTCGCGCGCATGAACAACCACTTTCCCTTCACCACGACGGCGGTGCTGCTCGTCCTCGCCGGCACCGCCGCGGTTCAGGCGCAGCCCGACCAGACCTACATCGACACCCTCGACGTGCAGGTCGTCGAAGTCGACGTCGTGGTCACGGAGCGCAACGGCCGCCCGGTCAGGGGCTTGACCCGCGACGACTTCGAGCTCTACGTGGATGGCGAACCGGTCGAGATCACGAACTTCTTCGAGTCGGAGATACTGGGGCAACCGGCCGAGCCAGCGGACCGGACTGCCGCGCCGGCCGCCGATGCCGAGCCGTCCGATGCCGAGGTCGCGGCCGATCCCGCCTCACTCACCGTCGTCCTCTACATGGACGACGCGAACCTCTTCCCGCCCAACCGCTCGCGGCTGCTCCGGCGTCTGGAGAAGGCGGTCGAGTCGTGGCGGTCCCTGAACGCGCGCTTCATGTACGCGCGTTTCGTCAACCGGCTGGAAGTCGTCGTGCCGCCGACCCGGGACCTCGACGCGATCCTCAAGGCCGCGTCCAAACGCCCCAAGGGGCTGGCCCGCGCCGTCCGGAACCAGCGGTCCCGGCAGTTCACTCTGGAGGAGATCAACGTGAACAGCCGGGGCTGCCAGAACACCGGCCAACTCATGGCGCTGGCCGACACGTACGCGGTCGAGCAGGCGAATCGCGCCGCGATCGCCGCCGACGGGCTCGCCGACCTGACCAGCACCCTCGCCGGAATCCCCGGGCGGAAGGCGATCGTGTACATGAGTGACGGACTGCCCCAGCAGCCCGGGCTCTCGGCCTTCGACTACATCGCCCAGGACCTCTGCCCGAACGACCCGCGCATCGTCCCCGAGACGAACGCCGCGGCCCAGCGGCACGACGAAACCCGCCGTTTCCAGCAGCTCACGGCGCACGCCAACGCGAACCGGGTCACTCTCTTCACGCTGGATGCCGGCGGCATCCGCACCGGGCTCAGCCAGTCGATGTCGTTCGATGGCGCCGCGCCGTCGTACCAGAACGACCGGCTGCACTGGACGAACATCCAGGGCGGCCTGCAGCAGCTCGCGTCCGAAACCGGCGGCAAGGCTCTTCTCAACTCGAACGACCTGGCCGACCTGCTTGACGACGTGACGGAGCAGCTTGCCTCCACCTACTCGCTGGGCTTCTCCCCGGATGAGCGGAGGTCGGGCGAAGTACGCCGCCTGAAGGTCGAACTCGCACCCCACGCCGCCCAGGGCCGCAGCGTGGAGTACCGCCGGTCCTACCGCGACAAGACCCAGGATGAGCAACTCGCGGAACGACTGATCTCCGCGGCCTACCTCGGCAGCACGCCGAATCCGCTCGACATCGCGGTCGACCTGGGCGCTACGACCCCGAGGGAGAAGAAGGTGCACCGGCAACCGGTCAGCATCGTCGTGCCCGAAGATGCCGTCCTGCTGGTGCCCGGCGCCGGTGGACCAGGCGGCCGGCTCCGGCTTCTCCTGCTCGCGGTCGACGAGGAGAAACGCGGCCGAACGTCCGTACGCCAGATGACGGTGCCGGTTGGACCCGCCGGCGACGTCCAGGCCACCGATGGCGCCTTCCGCTTCGAGGTGTCGGTCAGCCTGGCCGAAGGCGACTACCAGGTCGTCGTCGGCGTCCGGGACGAGACGACGGGCGAGATGTCACTGGTCCGCGACGGGGCAAGGGTGCCGTCGCGGTAG
- a CDS encoding VWA domain-containing protein, whose protein sequence is MTRPERGPGSAPALASVLCLALAAALQAQPNQPFVDSVDVQVVEVDVVVTDRKGRPVRGLAREDFELYVDGRPVEIANFYESAIYVEEQTGRRKKERPAVRNEETSGAADEGPLTVVFYLDDPNIFPSHRTRLLRRLEAAVEPWRSMDASFMLARFVNRLEVLVPPTPDLDAILEGAATVPKGSPRAIQNGEGARRFAIRSLIDSYEFCRQVPYCRPCEDNWGELLSLARQYADNQATNTAIAADGLADLVTTLAGVPGKKTVVYMTDGLPQRPGISILEYLGNELCRDLRPSAPSETMAEMVQYDESRRFNRISAHANANRVTFYGLDAGGVRSANTDISLDNPRLAPSFHNVSLMAMNAQSGLHLLAHETGGKALINANDLPILLDDMTRQLAASYSLGFVPEQHKPGQVRQISVQLAPGADKGRRIAYRRSYRDKSLDERLAERLLSVAYLGNPENPLEAVVDFGDTRLLEKEVHELTVGVSVPVESVLSLPSSDGASPNPSAQLRLWLVAVEDEKGVRTTVRQKAIDVGGAAGVAAEGGNYRVEVAMNLPEGDYQVAVGIRDERTGLTSLIRVPVSVPSG, encoded by the coding sequence GTGACGCGACCTGAACGCGGTCCGGGATCGGCGCCGGCCCTGGCGTCGGTGCTGTGCCTCGCCTTGGCAGCGGCACTGCAAGCTCAGCCCAACCAGCCCTTCGTCGACTCGGTCGACGTCCAGGTAGTCGAGGTCGACGTCGTCGTCACCGACAGGAAGGGTCGTCCGGTCCGCGGGTTGGCTCGCGAGGACTTCGAGCTCTACGTGGACGGACGGCCGGTGGAGATCGCGAACTTCTACGAGTCGGCGATCTACGTCGAGGAGCAGACCGGGCGCCGTAAGAAGGAACGCCCTGCCGTTCGCAACGAAGAGACATCGGGCGCCGCGGATGAAGGCCCGCTGACCGTCGTCTTCTACCTCGATGATCCCAACATCTTCCCGTCGCACCGCACCCGACTGCTGCGGCGCCTGGAGGCCGCGGTCGAACCGTGGCGGTCGATGGACGCGAGCTTCATGCTCGCGCGGTTCGTCAACCGGCTCGAGGTTCTGGTGCCGCCGACTCCCGACCTGGACGCGATTCTCGAAGGCGCCGCGACCGTGCCCAAGGGATCGCCACGCGCGATCCAGAACGGCGAAGGCGCCCGCCGCTTCGCGATCAGGAGCCTGATCGACAGCTACGAGTTCTGCCGGCAGGTACCGTACTGCCGTCCCTGCGAGGACAACTGGGGTGAACTCCTGTCGCTGGCACGCCAGTACGCGGACAACCAGGCGACGAACACGGCCATCGCGGCCGACGGCCTAGCGGATCTCGTCACGACGCTCGCCGGCGTACCCGGAAAGAAGACAGTCGTCTACATGACCGACGGCTTGCCGCAGCGTCCGGGTATCTCCATCCTCGAGTACCTCGGGAATGAACTCTGCAGAGACCTGCGCCCCAGCGCGCCCTCGGAGACGATGGCGGAGATGGTGCAGTACGACGAAAGCCGACGCTTCAACCGCATCTCGGCTCACGCCAACGCGAATCGCGTCACGTTCTATGGCCTGGATGCAGGCGGAGTGCGAAGCGCCAACACCGACATCTCGCTGGACAATCCCCGGCTGGCGCCGAGCTTCCACAACGTCAGCCTCATGGCAATGAACGCGCAGAGCGGATTGCACCTGCTGGCCCACGAGACCGGAGGCAAGGCCCTGATCAACGCGAATGATCTGCCGATCCTCCTCGACGACATGACCCGTCAGCTCGCGGCCTCCTACTCCCTGGGTTTCGTCCCCGAGCAACACAAACCGGGCCAAGTGCGGCAGATCTCCGTACAACTCGCTCCCGGCGCCGACAAGGGACGCAGAATCGCGTACCGCCGCAGTTACCGAGACAAGTCACTGGACGAGCGGCTCGCCGAGCGGCTTCTTTCGGTCGCCTACCTCGGCAACCCCGAGAATCCGCTCGAAGCGGTCGTCGACTTCGGCGACACAAGGCTGCTGGAGAAAGAGGTCCACGAACTGACGGTCGGCGTCTCCGTACCCGTGGAGTCGGTCCTGAGCCTGCCCAGCAGTGACGGCGCGTCCCCAAACCCGAGCGCCCAGCTCCGTCTCTGGCTGGTCGCCGTCGAGGACGAGAAGGGCGTCCGGACTACCGTCCGGCAGAAGGCGATCGACGTCGGCGGCGCGGCAGGCGTCGCGGCCGAGGGCGGCAACTACCGCGTCGAAGTGGCGATGAACCTGCCCGAAGGGGACTACCAGGTCGCGGTGGGAATCCGGGACGAGAGAACGGGGTTGACTTCCCTGATTCGCGTACCAGTATCCGTGCCGTCGGGGTAG
- a CDS encoding DMT family transporter yields MTSRSSAALQAVVAGILFSTGGAAVKATELDGWQVAGTRSLIAAVVLLVAIPAARRWAGGPDGTSRVAAIGWWRSPARRSALLLTVGTGCCYCLTLVLFVHAAKRTTAAETIFLQSTAPLFVLLLSPILLRERLGWRRLLFVPLFGAGLVMAFFGGAEAVASAPDPRTGNVLAVFCGLAYGLTLMGLRAAGRSPAARPVRAAGAASSLGDGEDVRATGIAAAACGNVIVCLACLPVMATLTAAAPGDFLVVAYLGLFQVALAYVFVARAASVLQAPVVALLLLLEPALTPVWAMWFHGEQPHLLTWLGGAVIAVATVLLAAVVRSPKE; encoded by the coding sequence ATGACGTCCCGCTCGTCCGCGGCGCTCCAGGCGGTGGTCGCCGGCATCCTCTTCTCGACCGGCGGCGCGGCGGTCAAGGCGACGGAGCTCGACGGCTGGCAGGTCGCCGGGACACGCTCCCTGATCGCGGCCGTCGTGCTGCTGGTCGCCATTCCGGCGGCGCGGAGGTGGGCCGGCGGCCCTGACGGGACGAGTCGAGTCGCCGCCATCGGCTGGTGGCGCAGCCCGGCGCGGCGCAGCGCGCTCCTCCTCACCGTGGGGACCGGCTGTTGCTATTGCCTGACACTGGTGCTCTTCGTCCACGCCGCGAAGCGGACAACGGCGGCCGAGACGATCTTCCTGCAGTCGACGGCGCCACTCTTCGTCTTGCTGCTGTCGCCGATCCTCCTGCGGGAGCGACTGGGCTGGCGGCGACTCTTGTTCGTGCCACTCTTCGGCGCGGGCCTGGTGATGGCCTTCTTCGGCGGCGCCGAAGCGGTTGCATCGGCGCCCGATCCCCGCACCGGCAACGTGCTCGCCGTGTTCTGCGGCCTGGCGTACGGCCTGACGCTGATGGGTCTGCGTGCCGCCGGCCGTTCGCCGGCCGCGCGACCGGTCCGTGCGGCCGGCGCAGCGTCCTCTCTCGGGGATGGCGAGGACGTGCGCGCAACTGGGATCGCCGCCGCTGCCTGCGGCAACGTGATCGTCTGCCTTGCGTGCCTGCCGGTCATGGCGACTCTCACCGCCGCAGCTCCCGGCGACTTCCTGGTCGTGGCGTATCTCGGGCTGTTCCAGGTGGCCCTCGCCTACGTCTTCGTAGCCCGAGCCGCGAGCGTCCTGCAAGCCCCCGTCGTCGCGCTCCTGCTGCTGCTGGAGCCCGCGCTTACCCCTGTCTGGGCGATGTGGTTCCACGGGGAGCAGCCGCACCTGCTCACCTGGCTGGGCGGTGCGGTCATAGCCGTGGCGACGGTGCTGCTGGCGGCGGTAGTCCGGTCGCCGAAGGAGTAG
- a CDS encoding sigma-70 family RNA polymerase sigma factor, whose protein sequence is MTIASVSMTERPPAAPPVAPDSAGDTLQGLFEEHHRLMFHTAYRVTGNASDAEDVLQTIFLRLLNRPPQSLDTAKAGGYLRRAAINASLDLIRSRKRSRLVALDQQVLEEVGPSSAVESDPARRFASLELRDRLRRELAKVNPRAAEMFVLRYFEGYRNSEIGPMMGTSRMTVAVTLHRLRKRLGAALAAEDAAVVAAGESKQDGQEGQEEERRKQQ, encoded by the coding sequence TTGACGATCGCAAGCGTTTCGATGACCGAAAGGCCGCCCGCAGCTCCTCCCGTCGCGCCGGACTCTGCCGGGGACACGCTGCAGGGGCTCTTCGAGGAGCACCACCGGCTGATGTTCCACACGGCCTACCGCGTCACGGGCAACGCTTCCGACGCGGAGGACGTGCTGCAGACGATCTTCCTGCGGCTGCTGAACCGGCCGCCGCAGTCCCTGGACACGGCGAAGGCCGGCGGCTACCTGCGGCGGGCGGCGATCAACGCCTCGCTCGACCTGATCCGTTCGCGCAAGCGCTCGCGCCTCGTGGCACTGGACCAACAGGTCCTCGAGGAAGTAGGGCCGTCGTCGGCCGTCGAGAGCGATCCGGCGCGGCGCTTCGCTTCGCTGGAACTGCGTGACCGGCTGCGAAGGGAACTCGCCAAGGTCAACCCGCGAGCGGCCGAGATGTTCGTGCTGCGCTACTTCGAGGGTTACCGGAACTCGGAGATCGGGCCGATGATGGGTACGTCGCGCATGACGGTGGCGGTGACACTGCACCGGCTGCGCAAGCGCCTGGGCGCGGCGCTCGCGGCGGAGGACGCGGCAGTCGTCGCGGCCGGGGAATCGAAACAGGACGGACAGGAAGGCCAGGAAGAAGAGCGGAGGAAGCAGCAATGA
- a CDS encoding FecR family protein, giving the protein MSDRNQMNRTLIETAQAIAAERPPADVEAAAAARVRQALTAAAGDAAGADAPDADVDANATLTSCADYQARMPALVAGTLPEAQCLLVEDHARECIPCRKHLQAVRAGRAVSDVAGPVAPARVGRYYAAAAAMIGVAVAGVWISQRVLLPPQNGIVQVQSVDGRMFVAGDDRGADLVPLGPGDAIDGGDRIRTGAGSRAVLELADGSRVEAAGLTTFRVDARRSGHRVRVDRGSVIVQAAQQENGSLIVSTAEMLVAVKGTIFAVTHGVKGSRVSVIEGEVEVEKGRERHNLLAGDQFRSRPTLVAMTLQEEVGWSQDADRYLALLEEFKSLRSELNQLMEATPARHSTRLLDLMPADTKIYVAMPNAPATLSDLFALVRSRAEASGLFAEWWSEFEASGAVGTIDDVIGLLGELGETMGDETVVALAGGIADNTARPLMVTEVSDAVALREALEGHLEELGDAMGDEGAPVIVEDLDAAAESDGVLLVWIADDLAAASPSLAALRTVAAHRDGAANPFVGSRLHGRLAERYAAGAELLAAVELATVVAELADSDDGDGDDGDARGLAFSGLDHVEDLVASRTQDGDRANLTATLSFDGQRSGMVSWLSEPGTNGALDFFSPDASFVAAGVIEDPLTIYDEFLEFLAGLGGEMDGPPAEIESELGMSIREDFLAHLGGEYAAGIDGPVLPSPAWKAVASVYDAEGLQNSIETLARKANDRLADEGVGMAIAIDEQESGGRTVYRLSVEIDDADGDGGEADEDDDSLEGVLESLVETPEIFYTYFDGYMVSASSVATIDTAIRYRGSGASLTSSQQFLDLLPENGYADFSAMVYNRLAETASELFDLLPTEVAGDDQQAVVQAIEESITSQGASLYTVYAGRSEIVVTSSGPSLLAFTGLGPLLGLPNLLQGLDSIDDGADPEGESEPGVVADDQVAERLPALPNTRLRPAA; this is encoded by the coding sequence ATGAGCGACCGCAACCAGATGAACCGGACCCTGATCGAGACCGCGCAGGCGATCGCCGCGGAGCGGCCGCCGGCCGATGTCGAGGCTGCCGCGGCCGCACGCGTGCGGCAGGCGCTGACCGCCGCCGCTGGCGATGCCGCCGGAGCCGATGCGCCCGACGCGGACGTCGATGCGAACGCGACGCTGACTTCCTGCGCCGACTACCAGGCGCGCATGCCGGCCCTGGTCGCCGGCACGTTGCCGGAGGCGCAGTGCCTCCTGGTGGAGGACCACGCCCGCGAGTGCATCCCCTGCCGCAAGCACCTGCAGGCGGTGCGGGCCGGCCGCGCGGTGTCCGACGTTGCCGGCCCCGTGGCGCCGGCGCGGGTCGGCCGCTACTACGCGGCCGCCGCGGCAATGATCGGTGTGGCCGTGGCGGGCGTGTGGATCAGCCAGCGCGTGCTCCTGCCGCCCCAGAACGGCATCGTGCAGGTTCAGAGTGTTGACGGCCGGATGTTCGTGGCCGGCGACGACCGCGGGGCGGACCTCGTTCCGCTCGGCCCCGGCGACGCGATCGACGGCGGCGACCGCATCCGCACCGGCGCCGGCAGCCGGGCGGTACTCGAGCTCGCGGACGGTTCCAGGGTCGAGGCCGCGGGACTCACGACGTTCCGCGTCGACGCCCGGCGCAGCGGCCATCGCGTGCGGGTCGACCGCGGCAGCGTGATCGTCCAGGCCGCGCAGCAGGAGAACGGTTCGCTGATCGTGTCGACCGCGGAGATGCTGGTGGCGGTCAAGGGCACGATCTTCGCCGTCACCCACGGCGTCAAGGGGTCGCGGGTGTCGGTGATCGAGGGCGAGGTCGAGGTCGAGAAGGGCCGCGAGCGCCACAACCTGCTCGCCGGCGATCAGTTCCGCAGCCGTCCGACCCTGGTGGCGATGACGCTGCAGGAGGAAGTCGGCTGGAGCCAGGACGCGGACCGCTACCTCGCCCTGCTCGAGGAGTTCAAGTCGCTGCGCAGCGAACTGAACCAGTTGATGGAGGCGACGCCGGCGCGCCACTCGACCCGCCTGCTCGACCTGATGCCGGCCGATACGAAGATCTATGTGGCGATGCCGAACGCCCCGGCGACCTTGAGCGATCTGTTCGCACTCGTGCGGTCGCGCGCCGAGGCGAGCGGTCTGTTCGCCGAGTGGTGGTCCGAGTTCGAGGCCTCCGGCGCGGTCGGCACGATCGACGACGTGATCGGGTTGCTGGGCGAGCTCGGCGAGACGATGGGCGACGAGACGGTGGTCGCGCTCGCCGGCGGGATCGCCGACAACACGGCCCGCCCGTTGATGGTCACGGAGGTGTCGGATGCCGTGGCCCTGCGCGAGGCCCTCGAAGGACACCTGGAGGAGTTGGGCGATGCGATGGGCGACGAGGGCGCACCGGTCATCGTCGAGGATCTCGATGCGGCGGCAGAGTCGGACGGCGTGCTCCTGGTCTGGATCGCCGACGACCTCGCCGCGGCCTCGCCTTCGCTCGCGGCGCTTCGCACCGTGGCGGCGCACCGGGACGGCGCCGCCAATCCGTTCGTGGGCTCGCGGCTGCATGGCAGGCTCGCGGAGCGTTACGCCGCCGGCGCGGAGCTGCTGGCGGCGGTCGAGCTGGCGACGGTCGTGGCTGAACTGGCGGACAGCGACGACGGGGACGGCGATGACGGGGATGCCAGGGGCCTCGCGTTCAGCGGGCTCGACCACGTCGAGGATCTGGTCGCTTCCCGGACCCAGGACGGCGACCGGGCGAACCTCACCGCGACCCTGAGCTTCGACGGCCAGCGATCCGGGATGGTCTCCTGGCTGTCCGAGCCGGGAACCAACGGCGCCCTCGACTTCTTCTCTCCCGACGCGTCCTTCGTCGCCGCCGGCGTGATCGAGGATCCGCTGACGATCTACGACGAGTTCCTGGAGTTCCTCGCCGGGCTGGGCGGGGAGATGGACGGGCCGCCGGCCGAGATAGAGAGTGAACTGGGCATGTCGATTCGCGAGGACTTCCTCGCGCACCTGGGTGGCGAGTACGCCGCCGGCATCGACGGTCCGGTCCTGCCTTCGCCGGCGTGGAAGGCGGTCGCGTCCGTCTACGATGCGGAGGGCCTGCAGAACTCGATCGAGACGCTTGCCCGGAAGGCGAACGACCGGCTGGCGGACGAGGGCGTGGGCATGGCGATCGCGATCGACGAGCAGGAGTCGGGCGGCCGCACGGTCTACCGTCTCTCGGTCGAGATCGACGACGCGGATGGCGACGGCGGGGAGGCGGATGAAGACGACGACTCCCTCGAGGGAGTGCTCGAGAGCCTTGTGGAAACTCCCGAGATCTTCTACACGTACTTTGATGGGTACATGGTGAGCGCGTCCAGCGTGGCAACGATCGACACCGCGATCCGCTATCGCGGCAGCGGCGCCTCGCTGACCTCGAGCCAGCAGTTCCTCGATCTGCTGCCCGAGAACGGCTACGCGGACTTTTCCGCGATGGTCTACAACCGGCTCGCCGAGACGGCCAGCGAACTCTTCGACCTGCTGCCGACGGAGGTCGCAGGTGACGACCAGCAGGCCGTCGTCCAGGCGATCGAGGAGTCGATCACCAGCCAGGGGGCGTCCCTCTACACGGTGTACGCGGGCCGCAGCGAGATCGTCGTGACCTCCAGCGGTCCGAGCCTGCTGGCCTTCACCGGGCTTGGTCCATTGCTCGGACTCCCCAATCTTCTCCAGGGCCTGGATTCGATCGACGACGGCGCCGATCCCGAAGGGGAGAGCGAACCGGGGGTCGTAGCGGACGATCAGGTCGCTGAGAGGCTGCCAGCGCTGCCCAACACCCGCTTGAGGCCCGCCGCCTGA